Proteins encoded within one genomic window of Benincasa hispida cultivar B227 unplaced genomic scaffold, ASM972705v1 Contig66, whole genome shotgun sequence:
- the LOC120069895 gene encoding putative E3 ubiquitin-protein ligase XBAT31 isoform X2, with product MGRYPVCRNLLKQEQTFVSQFILMFDSLNRRTCLHYAAYYGHSDCLEAIISAAHSAPVAATWGFIRYVNIRDGGGATPLHIAARRRQPQCIQILLANGALVCALTCTYGYPGSSPLHLASRSGSLECVRELLAWGAERLQVDSAGRIPYTVAMKRKNWMCAALLNPAAAEPLVWPSKLKFINELNQEAKALLERALVEANMEREKAILKENSYSPPSPLQSDVEFDDAESEGCDLELCCICFEQACTLEVDPCGHQMCAHCTLALCCYKKPNSSSNCPTAPLCPFCRSSITQLHVAKIKVTDNAEPEINSSKLRRSRKSNFSEGSSSFKSLSALGSFGKIGGHSTGRFPVECDEEVDKSF from the exons ATGGGAAGATATCCTGTGTGCAGAAACTTATTGAAGCAGGAGCAAACGTTTGTGTCCCAATTT ATTCTTATGTTTGATTCTCTAAATCGCCGAACCTGCCTGCATTATGCTGCTTATTATGGTCACTCAGATTGCTTAGAAGCCATAATTTCTGCTGCCCATTCAGCTCCAGTTGCAGCCACTTG GGGATTTATCAGATACGTGAACATTCGAGATGGAGGAGGTGCCACTCCATTGCATATAGCTGCACGTCGAAGACAGCCACAGTGCATCCAGATCCTTTTGGCAAATGGAGCTCTTGTTTGTGCTTTAACTTGTACTTATGG CTATCCAGGGAGTTCGCCTCTTCATCTAGCTTCTAGAAGTGGTTCTTTAGAATGTGTTCGAGAATTGCTTGCGTGGGGAGCAGAAAGATTACAAGTGGATTCAGCTGG GAGAATACCTTACACGGTTGCTATGAAGCGCAAGAATTGGATGTGTGCTGCCTTGCTTAATCCTGCAGCAGCAGAACCTCTTGTCTGGCCATCAAAACTGAAATTCATCAATGAGCTAAATCAAGAGGCAAAAGCTCTGCTAGAGAGGGCCTTGGTGGAAGCAAACATGGAGAGAGAGAAGGCCATTTTGAAGGAGAATTCCTACTCACCTCCATCTCCTTTACAATCTGATGTTGAGTTCGATGATGCAGAATCTGAG GGGTGCGATCTCGAGTTATGCTGCATATGCTTTGAGCAGGCCTGCACTTTAGAGGTTGATCCTTGTGGTCATCAAATGTGTGCCCATTGCACCCTAGCTTTATGCTGTTACAAGAAGCCAAATAGCTCGAGCAATTGTCCTACCGCCCCGCTTTGCCCTTTTTGTCGGAGCAGCATTACTCAACTACACGTGGCAAAGATCAAGGTGACTGATAATGCAGAACCTGAAATTAATTCATCAAAACTAAGGCGGTCGAGAAAGTCAAATTTCAGTGAGGGCAGTAGTAGCTTCAAGAGCTTATCAGCTTTGGGGTCGTTTGGGAAGATTGGTGGCCATAGTACAGGAAGATTTCCAGTTGAATGTGACGAGGAGGTTGATAAGAGTTTCTAA
- the LOC120069895 gene encoding putative E3 ubiquitin-protein ligase XBAT31 isoform X1, whose translation MGQGLSCGERLENGLFRAVQNGDLELVETMVKADPTVLEQTTPRSRMSALHIAAAYGQIEILSFLLDRSVNPDVLNRNKQTPLMLATMNGKISCVQKLIEAGANILMFDSLNRRTCLHYAAYYGHSDCLEAIISAAHSAPVAATWGFIRYVNIRDGGGATPLHIAARRRQPQCIQILLANGALVCALTCTYGYPGSSPLHLASRSGSLECVRELLAWGAERLQVDSAGRIPYTVAMKRKNWMCAALLNPAAAEPLVWPSKLKFINELNQEAKALLERALVEANMEREKAILKENSYSPPSPLQSDVEFDDAESEGCDLELCCICFEQACTLEVDPCGHQMCAHCTLALCCYKKPNSSSNCPTAPLCPFCRSSITQLHVAKIKVTDNAEPEINSSKLRRSRKSNFSEGSSSFKSLSALGSFGKIGGHSTGRFPVECDEEVDKSF comes from the exons ATGGGTCAGGGCTTGAGCTGCGGCGAACGCCTTGAAAATGGGCTGTTCCGAGCTGTGCAGAATGGGGATTTGGAGCTTGTTGAGACTATGGTAAAAGCTGATCCAACTGTCTTGGAACAGACCACTCCTCGTTCGAGGATGTCTGCTCTGCACATCGCAGCTGCTTATGGTCAGATCGAG ATTCTTTCTTTCCTCTTGGATCGGTCTGTGAATCCCGATGTGTTGAATCGCAACAAACAG ACTCCATTAATGCTGGCTACAATGAATGGGAAGATATCCTGTGTGCAGAAACTTATTGAAGCAGGAGCAAAC ATTCTTATGTTTGATTCTCTAAATCGCCGAACCTGCCTGCATTATGCTGCTTATTATGGTCACTCAGATTGCTTAGAAGCCATAATTTCTGCTGCCCATTCAGCTCCAGTTGCAGCCACTTG GGGATTTATCAGATACGTGAACATTCGAGATGGAGGAGGTGCCACTCCATTGCATATAGCTGCACGTCGAAGACAGCCACAGTGCATCCAGATCCTTTTGGCAAATGGAGCTCTTGTTTGTGCTTTAACTTGTACTTATGG CTATCCAGGGAGTTCGCCTCTTCATCTAGCTTCTAGAAGTGGTTCTTTAGAATGTGTTCGAGAATTGCTTGCGTGGGGAGCAGAAAGATTACAAGTGGATTCAGCTGG GAGAATACCTTACACGGTTGCTATGAAGCGCAAGAATTGGATGTGTGCTGCCTTGCTTAATCCTGCAGCAGCAGAACCTCTTGTCTGGCCATCAAAACTGAAATTCATCAATGAGCTAAATCAAGAGGCAAAAGCTCTGCTAGAGAGGGCCTTGGTGGAAGCAAACATGGAGAGAGAGAAGGCCATTTTGAAGGAGAATTCCTACTCACCTCCATCTCCTTTACAATCTGATGTTGAGTTCGATGATGCAGAATCTGAG GGGTGCGATCTCGAGTTATGCTGCATATGCTTTGAGCAGGCCTGCACTTTAGAGGTTGATCCTTGTGGTCATCAAATGTGTGCCCATTGCACCCTAGCTTTATGCTGTTACAAGAAGCCAAATAGCTCGAGCAATTGTCCTACCGCCCCGCTTTGCCCTTTTTGTCGGAGCAGCATTACTCAACTACACGTGGCAAAGATCAAGGTGACTGATAATGCAGAACCTGAAATTAATTCATCAAAACTAAGGCGGTCGAGAAAGTCAAATTTCAGTGAGGGCAGTAGTAGCTTCAAGAGCTTATCAGCTTTGGGGTCGTTTGGGAAGATTGGTGGCCATAGTACAGGAAGATTTCCAGTTGAATGTGACGAGGAGGTTGATAAGAGTTTCTAA